In Neisseriaceae bacterium CLB008, one genomic interval encodes:
- a CDS encoding PhoX family phosphatase, with protein sequence MSRIKNSSLKHVSADQVSNDTTNSVFSTVWQTRLSRRHMLQASGALGLSAYVPQVLAQQLGGQSAVGGHGVPSLGFKPVPFSAEDTVVVPEGYRAQAFYRWGDPVGLPGYMPAFKPDGSNTTLEQAAQAGMNHDGMSYFSLPLGGDSAEHGLLAMNHEYVDLGLLYPDGEARWDLNKARKSQNAMGVSVVEVQKGNGQWRIVPNSRYARRITPATPMNLSGPAKGHPLMRTAADKRGEKVLGTMQNCANGQTPWGTYLTCEENWSDIFVKASGDMTPLEKRYGIATKDSGYRWSEVDERFDVLKNPNEPNRFGWVVEIDPFNPKSTPVKHTALGRIKHEGATMAVAPDGRVVVYMGDDQKFEYIYKFVSAKVYQPSNRAANMRLLEEGTLYVAKFNEDGSGSWLPLVFGQGPLTSANGFNDQGEVLINTRRAADLVGATKMDRPEWIAVDPNRPGSVYCTLTNNNDRGKEGKPGADAANPRVNNLFGHIIHWQEDQANVAQLSFKWDILALGGSPFAQKAEHKGNHLGDAFGSPDGLSFDHRGVLWVQTDVSSSTLNLKDYAGMGNNQMLAVVPETGEFKRFLTGPNGAEVTGIAFTPDNRTLFINIQHPGEPADGPSDHLNPKGISSWPEGASGGRPRSATVVIQKLDGGIIGS encoded by the coding sequence ATGTCACGCATTAAAAATTCATCGTTAAAACACGTGTCGGCAGACCAAGTCAGCAACGACACGACTAACTCGGTCTTTTCCACCGTTTGGCAAACCCGTTTGTCGCGTCGCCATATGCTACAGGCCAGCGGTGCCTTAGGCCTGAGTGCTTATGTGCCTCAGGTATTGGCGCAACAGCTAGGTGGTCAAAGTGCGGTAGGCGGCCATGGCGTACCCAGCCTTGGCTTTAAACCGGTGCCATTCTCGGCCGAAGACACGGTGGTGGTGCCCGAAGGTTATCGCGCTCAAGCGTTTTATCGCTGGGGCGATCCTGTTGGTTTGCCAGGCTATATGCCGGCGTTTAAGCCAGACGGCAGCAATACCACGCTAGAGCAGGCTGCTCAGGCTGGCATGAATCATGACGGCATGTCTTACTTTTCCTTGCCTCTAGGCGGCGACAGCGCCGAGCATGGCTTGTTGGCCATGAATCATGAATACGTCGATTTGGGCCTGTTGTATCCAGACGGCGAGGCTCGTTGGGATTTGAATAAGGCGCGTAAATCACAGAACGCCATGGGGGTGTCGGTGGTGGAAGTGCAAAAAGGCAATGGCCAGTGGCGCATCGTGCCGAATTCGCGCTACGCGCGCCGCATTACCCCCGCCACGCCCATGAATTTAAGCGGCCCGGCCAAAGGCCACCCTTTAATGCGTACTGCGGCAGACAAGCGCGGTGAGAAGGTGTTGGGCACCATGCAAAACTGCGCCAATGGCCAAACCCCGTGGGGGACGTACTTAACCTGTGAAGAAAACTGGTCAGATATTTTTGTGAAGGCCAGCGGTGACATGACGCCCTTGGAAAAACGCTATGGCATCGCCACTAAAGACAGTGGCTACCGCTGGTCGGAAGTGGATGAGCGCTTTGACGTATTGAAAAACCCAAACGAGCCGAATCGTTTTGGCTGGGTGGTCGAGATTGATCCGTTTAATCCTAAGTCCACGCCGGTGAAACACACTGCTTTAGGCCGCATCAAGCATGAAGGCGCCACCATGGCGGTGGCACCAGATGGGCGCGTGGTGGTGTATATGGGCGACGATCAGAAGTTTGAGTACATTTATAAGTTTGTCAGCGCCAAGGTGTACCAACCCAGCAACCGCGCCGCCAATATGCGCCTGTTGGAAGAGGGGACTTTATACGTGGCCAAGTTTAACGAAGATGGTTCAGGTAGCTGGCTGCCTTTAGTGTTCGGCCAAGGCCCATTGACCAGCGCCAACGGCTTTAATGATCAGGGCGAGGTGTTGATTAATACGCGCCGCGCCGCCGACCTAGTGGGCGCCACTAAAATGGATCGCCCCGAGTGGATTGCGGTGGACCCAAATCGCCCTGGTAGCGTGTACTGCACCCTGACCAATAATAACGACCGCGGTAAAGAAGGCAAACCTGGCGCCGATGCGGCCAATCCACGGGTGAATAACCTGTTTGGCCACATCATTCATTGGCAGGAAGACCAAGCCAACGTGGCGCAGCTGAGCTTTAAATGGGATATTTTGGCCTTAGGCGGCAGTCCGTTTGCGCAAAAAGCCGAGCATAAGGGCAATCATTTAGGCGATGCCTTTGGCAGCCCTGATGGTCTAAGCTTCGATCACCGCGGCGTATTGTGGGTGCAAACCGACGTGTCTTCCTCAACCTTAAACCTCAAAGACTATGCCGGCATGGGCAATAACCAAATGTTGGCGGTGGTGCCAGAAACCGGAGAGTTTAAGCGCTTTTTAACTGGGCCGAACGGTGCAGAAGTGACGGGCATTGCCTTTACGCCCGATAACCGGACCTTGTTCATCAATATTCAGCACCCGGGTGAGCCAGCAGATGGCCCGTCGGATCACCTTAACCCTAAAGGCATTTCCAGTTGGCCAGAAGGCGCGAGCGGTGGCCGCCCTCGCTCGGCTACGGTGGTGATTCAAAAGCTCGATGGCGGCATCATCGGCTCGTAA
- a CDS encoding carbon starvation CstA family protein: MKRLRDWLLWGLVVLAGVSAFMTLAVSRNEPINAVWIVVAAVAVYCIAYRFYSLFIANSVMQLDERRMTPAERHNDGLDYVPTHKGVLFGHHFAAIAGAGPLVGPVLAAQMGYLPGTLWIIFGVVFAGAVQDMMVLFISMRRDGRSLGEIIKQELGTVPGIIASIGILMIMVIIMAVLSLIVVKALIGSPWGTFTVAMTIPIALFMGVYTRFIRPGKIGEISIVGVVLLLAAIYYGGQVATSSWGHYFTFDGVQLTMMLVGYGFVAAVLPVWLLLTPRDYLSTFLKIGTIVALALGILFVAPNLEMPALTKFVDGTGPVFSGNLFPFLFITIACGAVSGFHALISSGTTPKMIENETHVRMIGYGGMLMESFVAIMALVAASVLDPGIYFAMNSPAALIGTNAVDAAAAVTQMGFAITPNELTQMAADVGETTILSRAGGAPTLAVGMAHIMHQALGGKEMMAFWYHFAILFEALFILTAVDAGTRVCRFMIQDLGGIFIKPFANTESLPANLIGTGLAVGLWGYFLYIGVTDPLGGINSLWPLFGIGNQMLAGAALILATVVLVKLKRERYVWVTLVPTLFLIVVTTYAGFLKLFDSNPAVGFLAHAGKYQAAIDAGTVLAPAKDMEQMAQIVFNDYVNSGLTVLFLAVVFIVLVYGIKVALKARKIGWATASEVPAVYRDEVQNVDQA; this comes from the coding sequence ATGAAGCGACTAAGGGATTGGCTGCTGTGGGGGCTGGTGGTGTTGGCGGGGGTGTCGGCGTTTATGACCCTTGCCGTCAGCCGCAATGAGCCCATTAACGCAGTGTGGATTGTGGTGGCCGCGGTGGCGGTGTATTGCATTGCCTACCGTTTTTATAGTTTGTTTATTGCCAACAGCGTAATGCAGCTGGACGAGCGGCGAATGACGCCGGCAGAGCGGCACAATGATGGTTTAGACTATGTACCCACCCATAAGGGCGTGCTGTTTGGCCATCACTTTGCTGCTATTGCGGGCGCCGGGCCGTTGGTTGGGCCTGTGTTAGCGGCCCAAATGGGTTATTTGCCGGGCACTTTGTGGATTATTTTTGGCGTGGTGTTTGCCGGTGCCGTACAAGACATGATGGTGTTGTTTATCTCGATGCGTCGCGATGGCCGCTCTTTGGGCGAAATCATCAAGCAAGAGCTAGGCACCGTGCCGGGCATTATTGCGTCGATCGGCATTTTGATGATCATGGTGATCATCATGGCGGTGCTGTCGCTGATTGTGGTGAAGGCCTTAATCGGCAGCCCTTGGGGTACCTTTACCGTGGCCATGACCATTCCGATTGCCCTCTTTATGGGCGTGTACACGCGCTTTATTCGCCCGGGTAAAATCGGTGAGATCTCGATTGTGGGCGTGGTGTTGCTGTTGGCGGCGATTTACTACGGCGGCCAAGTGGCGACCAGCTCGTGGGGGCATTACTTTACCTTTGATGGCGTGCAGTTGACCATGATGTTGGTCGGCTATGGCTTTGTGGCGGCGGTGTTGCCAGTGTGGCTGTTGTTGACGCCGCGCGACTATCTGTCGACCTTCTTGAAAATCGGCACCATCGTGGCCTTGGCCTTGGGTATTTTGTTCGTGGCGCCGAATCTGGAAATGCCGGCCTTAACTAAGTTTGTAGACGGTACTGGCCCTGTGTTCTCGGGCAATCTATTCCCCTTCTTGTTCATCACCATCGCTTGTGGCGCAGTATCAGGCTTTCACGCTTTAATCTCTTCGGGCACCACGCCGAAGATGATTGAAAATGAAACCCATGTGCGCATGATTGGTTATGGTGGCATGTTGATGGAAAGCTTTGTGGCAATTATGGCTTTGGTGGCGGCCAGCGTCTTGGACCCTGGTATCTACTTCGCCATGAACAGCCCAGCGGCTTTGATTGGCACCAATGCCGTGGATGCGGCGGCGGCGGTGACGCAGATGGGCTTTGCGATCACCCCAAATGAGCTGACCCAAATGGCGGCCGACGTGGGCGAAACCACCATTCTGTCGCGGGCAGGCGGTGCGCCCACGCTGGCGGTGGGGATGGCCCACATCATGCATCAGGCTTTGGGTGGTAAGGAAATGATGGCGTTTTGGTATCACTTTGCCATTTTGTTTGAAGCCTTGTTTATTTTGACCGCCGTAGATGCCGGTACCCGCGTGTGTCGCTTTATGATTCAAGACTTGGGCGGCATTTTCATCAAACCGTTTGCCAACACCGAGTCATTACCGGCCAACCTAATCGGGACAGGCCTCGCCGTGGGCCTATGGGGCTATTTCTTATACATTGGCGTCACTGACCCACTGGGCGGGATTAACTCCTTATGGCCGCTCTTCGGTATCGGTAACCAAATGCTGGCAGGTGCGGCTCTGATTCTGGCCACCGTGGTTTTGGTCAAGCTCAAGCGCGAACGCTATGTGTGGGTGACCTTAGTGCCGACCTTGTTCTTGATTGTAGTGACCACCTATGCCGGGTTCTTAAAACTGTTCGACAGCAACCCAGCGGTCGGCTTCTTGGCTCACGCCGGTAAATACCAAGCTGCTATCGATGCGGGGACGGTTTTGGCGCCAGCTAAAGACATGGAGCAAATGGCCCAAATCGTGTTTAACGACTATGTGAACTCAGGCTTGACCGTGCTGTTCTTGGCGGTGGTGTTCATTGTATTGGTATACGGCATTAAGGTCGCCTTGAAGGCCCGTAAAATTGGCTGGGCAACCGCCAGTGAAGTGCCTGCGGTGTACCGCGATGAGGTTCAGAATGTGGATCAAGCTTAA
- a CDS encoding YbdD/YjiX family protein has product MWIKLKAKLGRWWRLASDTGRLMVGVPNYERYVAQRRRHNPQAPVMTEQQFVRYCAERRHNSGSGKCC; this is encoded by the coding sequence ATGTGGATCAAGCTTAAGGCCAAGCTCGGGCGCTGGTGGCGCCTGGCTTCGGATACCGGACGGCTAATGGTGGGGGTGCCGAACTATGAGCGTTACGTCGCTCAGCGGCGCCGCCACAATCCTCAGGCCCCAGTGATGACGGAGCAGCAGTTTGTGCGCTATTGTGCCGAACGACGACACAACAGCGGCAGCGGTAAGTGTTGCTGA
- a CDS encoding inorganic phosphate transporter: MFELFSGLTAGLVILLLLSLLLVLAFEFINGFHDTANAVATVIYTQSMKPTHAVLASAVFNFVGVLAGGLAVAYSIVHLLPVDVLASDDSGRMLAMIFALLIGAIIWNLATWYFGLPASSSHTLIGAIIGVGVANAMLAGQDLTQGINWGKAYDVGLSLLLSPIAGFFLAFFMLHAFRFIFPETNIHKSPYQRQDVEGRKHPAFWTRFMLILSACGVSFAHGSNDGQKGVGLVMLALICIVPGKFLLNLDTTQYQIERTVDAAGYLSKFADDRSTDINTFFPAMPAPETQQGIHCQATDTQMHAAELTTLFKGKASMRELSTEQRSQARSHLLCLDDAAKQFASLPDVNHQDKQYLSALRKDLALSTEYAPLWVIIAVASALGLGTMIGWKRVAKTVGEGIGKKHMTYAQGVCAQLTAAIGIGMANVLGLPVSTTQILSSGVAGTVVASKAGLQMKTIRNILLAWVFTFPAAMALAGGLFFLIVQFI, from the coding sequence ATGTTTGAACTCTTCTCTGGCTTAACTGCCGGTCTCGTTATTCTTTTATTATTGTCGCTCCTATTGGTATTGGCCTTTGAATTCATCAATGGCTTTCACGATACCGCGAACGCTGTAGCGACCGTTATTTACACTCAATCGATGAAGCCTACCCATGCGGTTTTGGCCTCTGCGGTTTTTAACTTTGTCGGGGTATTGGCTGGTGGTTTGGCCGTTGCCTATTCTATCGTGCATTTGTTACCGGTTGATGTCTTAGCTTCAGATGACTCGGGACGAATGCTGGCGATGATTTTCGCCCTCTTGATCGGCGCCATCATTTGGAACTTGGCCACCTGGTATTTCGGCCTACCCGCTTCTAGCTCACACACCTTAATCGGCGCCATCATCGGCGTGGGCGTGGCCAATGCCATGCTGGCAGGCCAAGACTTAACCCAAGGCATTAACTGGGGTAAAGCTTACGACGTGGGCCTATCACTGCTGCTCTCCCCGATTGCTGGCTTCTTCTTAGCCTTCTTTATGCTGCATGCGTTTCGCTTTATTTTCCCCGAAACCAATATCCATAAATCGCCTTACCAACGTCAAGACGTAGAAGGCCGTAAACACCCTGCTTTCTGGACTCGCTTCATGCTGATCCTGTCGGCCTGTGGCGTGAGCTTTGCGCACGGTTCAAACGACGGCCAAAAAGGCGTGGGCTTAGTGATGTTGGCGCTGATTTGTATTGTGCCGGGTAAATTCTTATTGAACTTAGACACCACCCAATACCAAATCGAACGCACGGTTGATGCCGCAGGCTACCTCAGCAAATTTGCCGATGATCGCAGCACCGACATCAACACCTTCTTCCCTGCCATGCCGGCACCAGAAACCCAGCAAGGCATTCACTGTCAGGCCACCGACACGCAAATGCACGCCGCCGAGTTAACCACCCTATTCAAGGGTAAGGCCAGCATGCGTGAATTGAGCACCGAACAGCGTAGCCAAGCCCGTAGCCACCTATTGTGCTTAGACGATGCGGCCAAACAGTTTGCTTCGTTGCCCGACGTGAACCATCAAGACAAACAATATCTGTCTGCCCTACGTAAAGACTTGGCGCTGTCGACTGAATACGCTCCGCTGTGGGTGATCATTGCCGTGGCCTCAGCCCTAGGCCTGGGCACCATGATTGGCTGGAAACGCGTGGCCAAAACCGTGGGTGAAGGCATTGGTAAAAAACACATGACCTACGCTCAAGGCGTATGTGCCCAGCTGACCGCCGCCATCGGCATCGGCATGGCCAACGTATTGGGCCTACCGGTTTCCACCACTCAGATTCTCTCCAGCGGCGTTGCCGGTACTGTGGTGGCGTCTAAAGCAGGCTTACAGATGAAAACCATCCGTAATATTTTGCTGGCTTGGGTGTTCACCTTCCCTGCTGCGATGGCTCTGGCCGGTGGCTTATTCTTCTTGATCGTCCAGTTCATCTAA
- the pstB gene encoding phosphate ABC transporter ATP-binding protein PstB codes for MNTTAQTAKININHLNFYYGDFHALKDINLSIAPNQVTAFIGPSGCGKSTLLRTFNRMYDLYPGMKAEGEIMLDGQNILDPSIDINLLRAKVGMVFQKPTPFPMSIYDNVAFGVKLYEKLSRAELDDRIEWALNKAALWTEVKDKLKQSGHSLSGGQQQRLCIARAVATKPEVLLLDEPTSALDPISTAHIEDLITELKQDYTIAMVTHNMQQAARVSDTTAYMYLGDLVEVGDTNQIFTTPAKKATEDYITGKFG; via the coding sequence ATGAACACCACTGCACAAACAGCGAAAATCAACATCAATCATTTAAATTTTTACTACGGTGATTTTCACGCCTTAAAAGACATTAACCTCAGCATAGCACCGAATCAGGTGACGGCCTTTATTGGCCCGTCTGGCTGCGGCAAATCAACGCTATTGCGCACCTTCAACCGTATGTACGACCTGTACCCTGGCATGAAGGCCGAGGGCGAAATCATGCTCGATGGCCAAAACATCCTCGACCCCAGCATCGACATCAATCTCTTGCGTGCCAAGGTCGGCATGGTGTTTCAAAAACCCACGCCGTTCCCAATGTCGATTTACGACAACGTGGCATTTGGGGTCAAGCTGTACGAAAAACTCAGCCGCGCGGAGCTGGATGACCGTATTGAATGGGCGCTGAATAAAGCCGCCCTGTGGACAGAAGTGAAAGACAAACTGAAGCAGTCTGGCCATTCACTGTCCGGCGGCCAGCAACAGCGCCTGTGTATTGCGCGCGCCGTCGCCACCAAGCCAGAAGTATTGCTCTTAGACGAGCCGACCAGCGCGCTAGACCCGATCTCAACCGCCCACATTGAAGATTTGATTACCGAATTGAAGCAGGACTACACCATTGCCATGGTGACCCACAATATGCAGCAAGCCGCGCGAGTATCTGACACCACGGCCTATATGTACTTGGGTGATTTAGTGGAAGTGGGCGACACCAATCAAATTTTCACCACACCCGCCAAAAAAGCCACAGAAGATTACATTACTGGGAAATTTGGCTGA
- the pstA gene encoding phosphate ABC transporter permease PstA: MNQSLYRRRRFVNGFNLTASMLTMVFGLFWLGWILWTLFSFGTEALSVTLFTESTPPPGTEGGLANAIVGSLMITFFSLLIGTPIGILAGIYLAEFGDRGWLAPATRFMNDILLSAPSIVIGLFIYELIVVTQGHFSGWAGALALSLLVIPVVVRTTENMLRLVPNSLREAAAALGAPKWKLVGMVTLRAAKAGVLTGILLAFARITGETAPLLFTALNNQFMSTDMNAPLANLPNVILQFAMSPYDDWHALAWSGALIITLAVLTANILARILSRKSKHA; encoded by the coding sequence ATGAATCAATCTTTGTATCGCCGCCGTCGCTTCGTCAATGGCTTTAACCTAACCGCCTCTATGCTGACCATGGTCTTTGGCCTGTTTTGGCTGGGCTGGATTTTATGGACGCTGTTCTCTTTTGGCACCGAAGCACTATCGGTGACCTTATTTACCGAAAGCACGCCCCCACCGGGCACTGAAGGCGGCTTGGCCAACGCCATCGTCGGCAGCTTGATGATTACCTTCTTCAGCCTATTAATCGGTACGCCTATCGGCATCCTGGCCGGCATTTATCTGGCCGAATTTGGCGACCGCGGCTGGTTGGCACCGGCCACCCGCTTCATGAACGATATTTTACTGTCGGCACCCTCCATCGTGATCGGCCTCTTCATTTACGAATTAATCGTGGTCACCCAAGGACACTTCTCTGGCTGGGCTGGCGCCTTAGCGCTGTCGCTACTGGTGATCCCTGTGGTCGTGCGCACCACTGAGAACATGCTGCGCCTGGTGCCTAATTCGCTGCGCGAAGCCGCCGCCGCCCTAGGCGCACCTAAATGGAAGCTGGTTGGCATGGTGACCCTACGTGCCGCCAAAGCCGGCGTCCTAACCGGTATTTTATTGGCCTTCGCCCGCATCACCGGCGAAACCGCACCACTCTTGTTTACCGCCTTGAACAATCAGTTCATGAGCACCGACATGAACGCGCCCTTGGCCAACCTACCCAACGTGATTTTACAGTTCGCCATGAGCCCTTACGATGACTGGCACGCCCTGGCTTGGAGCGGCGCCCTAATCATTACCTTAGCCGTGCTCACCGCCAACATTTTGGCGCGCATCTTGAGCCGCAAATCCAAACACGCATAA
- the pstC gene encoding phosphate ABC transporter permease subunit PstC produces MSTIQKRMATQRKVDWLFVNTTKFFAFLVLASLAGILISLTIGAWPSLAHFGLDFFTSSNWDPVAGEYGALAPIYGTIVTSVIALLIAVPVSFGIAIFLTELSPIWLRRPLGIAIELLAGIPSIIYGMWGLFVFAPFFAEYIQPWFIDNLGDVPVIGTLFNGIPMGIGLFAASLILAIMIIPFIASVMRDVFEVTPTLLKESAYGLGANTWEVVRHVVLPYTKTGVVGGIILGLGRALGETMAVTFMIGNTFNISPSLFDSGVSITSALANEFAEAVDTLHLSSLLALGLILFFITFVVLSASKLMLLRLKRNEGRSH; encoded by the coding sequence ATGTCGACGATTCAAAAACGCATGGCCACCCAACGCAAAGTCGATTGGCTATTCGTCAACACCACTAAGTTTTTTGCCTTTTTGGTATTGGCTTCGCTAGCGGGCATCCTGATTTCCCTCACCATTGGCGCCTGGCCCAGCCTGGCACACTTTGGCTTAGACTTCTTCACCAGCAGCAACTGGGACCCCGTTGCCGGCGAATACGGTGCCCTGGCGCCGATTTACGGCACCATCGTGACCTCCGTCATCGCGCTCTTGATTGCCGTACCGGTCAGCTTTGGCATCGCCATTTTCTTGACCGAATTAAGCCCGATCTGGCTACGCCGCCCTCTGGGCATCGCCATCGAACTCTTGGCCGGCATCCCCTCCATTATTTATGGCATGTGGGGCCTCTTCGTGTTTGCGCCCTTCTTTGCCGAATACATCCAGCCGTGGTTCATCGACAACCTCGGCGACGTGCCCGTTATTGGCACCTTATTTAACGGCATCCCCATGGGCATCGGCCTATTTGCCGCCAGCTTGATTTTGGCCATCATGATCATCCCCTTCATCGCCTCGGTCATGCGCGACGTGTTTGAAGTGACCCCTACCCTGTTAAAAGAATCGGCCTATGGCCTCGGCGCCAACACCTGGGAAGTGGTGCGCCACGTGGTACTGCCCTACACCAAAACCGGCGTGGTTGGCGGCATCATCCTTGGCTTGGGCCGCGCACTGGGTGAAACCATGGCGGTGACCTTCATGATTGGCAATACCTTCAACATCAGCCCCAGCCTGTTTGATTCAGGCGTATCAATTACGTCCGCTCTGGCCAATGAGTTTGCCGAAGCCGTGGATACCTTACACCTGTCTTCGCTTTTAGCCTTAGGCCTAATTTTATTCTTCATCACCTTTGTGGTGCTGTCGGCCTCTAAACTGATGCTATTGCGTCTAAAACGCAACGAAGGCCGCAGCCATTAA
- the pstS gene encoding phosphate ABC transporter substrate-binding protein PstS: MQVLTRTTLGLSLALLSGSLLAANITGAGASFPQPVYAQWAQAYKKETGNQVNYQSIGSSGGVKQIKSKTVDFGASDAPLTSAELKEAGLVQFPTVIGGVVPIVNIDGIKPGQLKLTGDVLANIYLGKITQWNDPALVKLNPGLKLPATKITTVFRSDGSGTTFNFTNYLSKVSADWQKTVGAANSVKWPTATSGAAGKGNEGVAVYVRRVKNSIGYVEYAYAKQNKMSHTALKNKAGNFVQPSEATFKAAANTDWKKAADFHLILTDQAGAQAWPIASATFILMQKNAVNAEQSKEALKFFDWAYKKGNAAASQLDYVAMPDSTKALIRQSWKNITANGKAVY, translated from the coding sequence ATGCAAGTCCTAACCCGTACCACTCTAGGCTTAAGCCTAGCTCTTTTATCTGGTAGCTTGTTGGCCGCCAACATCACTGGCGCAGGCGCTTCTTTTCCACAGCCGGTTTACGCTCAATGGGCGCAGGCTTATAAAAAAGAAACCGGCAACCAAGTAAACTATCAGTCTATTGGTTCTAGTGGTGGTGTGAAACAAATTAAATCTAAAACCGTAGACTTCGGCGCCTCTGATGCCCCGTTGACTTCGGCCGAACTCAAAGAAGCAGGCTTGGTACAGTTCCCCACCGTGATTGGTGGCGTGGTGCCCATCGTCAACATCGACGGCATTAAACCTGGTCAGCTAAAACTCACTGGCGACGTCTTGGCCAATATCTACTTGGGCAAAATCACCCAGTGGAACGACCCTGCGTTGGTTAAATTAAACCCAGGCCTAAAACTGCCTGCCACCAAAATCACCACCGTATTTCGCTCTGACGGCTCAGGCACCACCTTTAACTTCACTAACTATCTAAGCAAAGTGTCTGCCGACTGGCAAAAAACCGTGGGCGCCGCCAACTCGGTTAAATGGCCCACCGCCACCTCTGGCGCTGCAGGTAAAGGCAACGAAGGCGTGGCCGTATACGTACGCCGCGTGAAAAACTCAATTGGCTACGTTGAATACGCCTACGCCAAGCAAAACAAAATGTCACACACCGCCTTGAAAAACAAAGCCGGCAACTTTGTACAGCCTTCAGAAGCTACCTTTAAAGCTGCCGCCAACACCGACTGGAAAAAAGCCGCCGACTTCCACTTGATTTTAACCGATCAAGCCGGTGCCCAAGCTTGGCCCATCGCCTCTGCCACCTTCATTTTGATGCAAAAAAATGCAGTGAATGCAGAACAGTCTAAAGAAGCGTTGAAGTTCTTTGACTGGGCTTACAAAAAAGGCAACGCTGCCGCCAGCCAATTGGACTACGTGGCCATGCCAGACAGCACCAAAGCCTTGATTCGCCAAAGCTGGAAAAACATCACCGCCAATGGCAAAGCCGTTTACTAA
- the tpiA gene encoding triose-phosphate isomerase has translation MSQKKWILGNWKMNGRVERNAALLAQFASLPLTDKVVAGIAAPMPYVASAATALAQSAFLAGAQDVSQYAEDGAFTGEVSAAMLKDVGADFVLIGHSERRQYFKEDNAVLRTKFENALQAGVTPVLCVGEPLEDRLAERQNAVVADQLNVLNHLPVDLLGDELVVAYEPVWAIGTGQVASLAQIADMHEFIYAQILSKLEKAVKIRILYGGSVNADNARDIFCVGKVGGALVGGASLSYESFAHILKVAQES, from the coding sequence ATGTCGCAAAAAAAATGGATACTTGGCAATTGGAAAATGAATGGCCGCGTTGAGCGTAATGCTGCGCTGCTGGCTCAGTTCGCCAGCTTGCCCCTAACCGACAAGGTGGTGGCCGGTATTGCCGCGCCGATGCCGTACGTTGCCAGCGCCGCGACGGCCTTGGCTCAGTCTGCTTTTTTGGCGGGTGCCCAAGACGTGAGTCAGTATGCAGAAGACGGCGCCTTTACCGGTGAAGTGTCTGCGGCCATGCTTAAAGACGTGGGCGCAGATTTTGTGCTGATTGGCCACTCTGAGCGCCGTCAGTACTTTAAAGAAGACAATGCGGTGCTGCGCACTAAGTTTGAAAATGCGCTGCAGGCGGGCGTGACGCCCGTATTATGTGTGGGTGAGCCGCTGGAAGATCGTTTGGCCGAACGGCAAAATGCCGTGGTGGCAGATCAACTTAATGTGTTGAATCATTTGCCGGTGGATTTGTTGGGCGATGAGTTGGTGGTTGCCTATGAGCCTGTGTGGGCCATCGGTACGGGCCAAGTGGCGAGCTTGGCGCAAATTGCAGATATGCATGAATTTATTTATGCACAAATCTTGTCGAAACTAGAAAAGGCTGTTAAGATTCGCATCCTTTATGGTGGAAGTGTAAATGCGGATAATGCGCGCGACATCTTCTGCGTTGGCAAGGTTGGCGGTGCGCTTGTGGGCGGCGCCTCTCTTTCATATGAAAGCTTTGCACATATCTTGAAAGTGGCACAAGAATCTTAA
- the secG gene encoding preprotein translocase subunit SecG — MDILKLVVWIVNIFSAIALIVLVLAQHGKGADAGAAFGSGSAQGVFGSAGSSNFLSRSTAISAFIFFASCLALGYFSTQGAEKLDFNSVTQPAAVEQVVPAPADKDAVIPE; from the coding sequence ATGGACATATTAAAACTAGTTGTTTGGATCGTTAATATCTTTTCTGCAATCGCTCTGATTGTGCTTGTATTGGCACAGCATGGTAAGGGTGCGGATGCGGGTGCTGCCTTCGGTTCAGGTAGTGCACAAGGGGTATTCGGTTCTGCGGGCTCTTCAAACTTTTTGAGTCGCAGTACGGCTATTTCTGCGTTCATCTTTTTTGCAAGCTGCTTGGCTTTGGGTTACTTCTCTACTCAAGGCGCTGAGAAATTAGATTTCAACTCTGTGACGCAGCCTGCGGCGGTGGAACAGGTGGTTCCGGCCCCAGCGGATAAGGATGCTGTGATCCCGGAATAA